ctttttatgtctcattttttaaatattctggcttgtttttgttgtttttgtctgacttttatcacTTGTATcacgtttttgtcgctttgtttcatgcttttgtcattttttttgcttgtttgtagaACTTTTTGGAactttttgtctagtttttgtcacttttttgttttttttcgtgtcatttgtctcattttttgtcactttggttcttgcttttgttgtttgtgtcatttttgtaatattttgtcttgtttttgttgtttttagtctgtttttgtctgacctttATCGTTTGCgtcacttttttgttgtttttttgtctcatttttgtcattttgtgttttgctttattcattcttttgtgtatcgtttttgtcgttttgtttcacggttttgtcattttttgtcactttgtaactttttcgtctaatttttgtcactttgtttcttgcttttgttgttttgttccatttttgtaatatttcgtgttgtgtttgttgttttttgtcttttttttaaagtaaaatcctctgtggttcagctccaggtgactaaatgttgtgtttctttgtagacactctgtgatctggaagttgtgatgtggaaatgataaactgaggatgaatgttgatgaaactgaacttatttttctttagaaatttcaggttgttcatgatgttttgtagaaagataattccttacaTGTGAACGTTTTTGCactaaaccaaaggaaccatgaggagttgtggtcatttataggttattatgctgtggtttgactggttttactggttttactggtctggtccactggagatcagactggactgaatgtggaactaaaatgagtttgactttCCTGTTTTAGAGGCTTTTCATGGATTAAACAAATAAGATTTAAAGTCGAGGCATTGCTAGAAAGATTCAGCTTTTCAGTCTGACGTTTCTCACAGATTTCATTTCTTCCCTTTTACCTCCTAAAGccaagaaagaggaggaagaggacgaCATGGAGGACCTGCAGCGCTGGGCGATGGAAGCCATGTAGACGCAGCATCCTCATCCTCACCATACCTGCATCATagaaggaagaggaaggaagagGGGAACATGAATGGACTGATAGGATGTTGTGTAcgagtgtttttgtgtgtctgaggAGAGTTGACTGTCTACTTTATGTAACActacaaaaaaagcaacaatgctgtagtcttttcttttcctgtccCCTTCACAGGCCCACAGACCCTCAGAGCCAGTCGGGGTCTTTAGGTTGAACCGCGGCGAAGTTTTACTCTTGattttaacctgattttagcaCTCGGTGGAACATTTCAGCGGCTGCAGGGTTCATGTGAGCTCTGTGGGGTTGTTGATGACGGAGGTTTAATCCTCACAAATCTGTTTCAAACTCACATATTTACTTGTGTTTGTGGCGTTTAACTCGTTTATTTTGTTCCTCCGTAACGACGTTTTGTTAAGCGCTCTGCAGCTGAGCATGCGCTGGATGAAGAAGCTCTGAGAATCGGAACCtcgtttgtttttctttcaggctACACGCTTTGACACTCTCCTCTTCGCCTCCTGTCGCCGTTTTCAGCGACTTCTCACCAGTGGTTCTTGTTATTTGGTGTAAATATCCCAAGCGTGTCTCTTTTTGTATACTGTATTTCTGCCGTCACCGAGGGGTTCGGTCGAGGTTGTGCGACGCATGCAACAATGGAAAACCACAACACAGATCACATCGCACGGCTACAAAGAGAGATGTTTAACACGTTCATCCTGCTCTGTCTGTCTCGGTCCTTCTCATCAAGGTTTCGTTTCAAATTgtataatgttaaaaaaagaaaatagtaaTAACAAACTATCGTCACTCCTTATTAACTTCATTCAGAAGAAGACGGCGGTTTGTAAAAGATTAGATTATAGTCGATCTACAACGTTTTGGAGTTTGAAGAGttaattctttagtttttcaAAGTCATGATGTACATTTTTTACATAGGAAGAGAAAAAACGTAACACAAGGACGGATGGACAAGCATGTTTGCAtttctatgttttatttatcCAGATGAGAATATTATTTGCAAAATCATTAAAGGTTTTCAATTCTTTGATGGTCGTGGAcgttttgtcttttgtcctcACCTTGAACTGACGCCTGGATTTACACACTGCAgagatttcatttcattatcAGTCAGACCTTCATAAATATTAGAACACAGCAGAAAAGCCTCTGATTGACGTTTTCAAATTGACTGCCAGCGTACGAAAATTCAACGCAGCAAGCAGCAAATGTGTTGAATTTTAGCACCACGTCCACTTCAATgctcaataaatataaatacagctgCCGTGTTTGTCAAAGTGTGATTCAAATCAACAGAAAGAAACAGCGACAGAGACTGCATTTTACATTAAACCCCACGCAACATTTGAGTGAATCTACAAAATGTAATAAGATCTTAATCGCTCTTATAGgtatttttatgcacattttgaagtATTGCATTACAAAAAATCTGTAGGAGTGGCACTAAAGACAcatttatgtcatgtttttgaataatttctgtTAAGGATTTGTTGTTTCGGAcgcattttaaatgattttagacTCACTTTAGACACTATTTGGTccttttttgccaaattttaagacattttaagtgattttctgtcagtttggacattttgagtcattatgaACACATCATGGAGTCGTTTTGGAGAAAGTTTGAGACATTTCACACcatttttaaacttgttttcgGCAATTTTAGTACCTGATATATCAGTACATGGGGATACACCAACTATATCTCACCGGTACACAACGTTTGGTCTCAGGTTTTTACGTCACAATGTTAGTCATGCATCATGTGTCGGTGAACTGTCCTGATAACTGAAAGTTAAAGGAAAAttatcagtttttattttggttaCGTCTGGAAAATTACTTAAATCTAAGCTACAAAAAAATCTTTGCTCCTTAGGGCAACTGAaaaaattgttattattattaaagagtatacaaaatgtgcaaacaagAATGTGCACGATACAGGATTGGTAATTGGgattttctgtacatttcttAAAGTCAGCTTggtaaaaaatacataaaataaaaggtgAATAAAAGTAAGAGCACCAGCAGAAAATAAGTTATATACAAAATATACATTATAGGAATAAAATAGAAAGCAATAAACACCCTGAGTAGGTATtggatcagaatcagaaaaaaactttatttatccccaagGGGCAGTTAGGTAGgcaaagaggaagagaaagagaaagaaaaaacacaacaaaggtGGGTGGGCGAAAGCAGCAGATTCTGTGCAGCATCAGGCAGCAACAGTGAGTGGTTACTGCAGGAGTAAAGGTAGAGGTGATCATATGTGtcagagatgcaaaacagaaGATTATGTACagcaatgttgtttttttttaaaaaagttcaaattaaaaaataagaaaaatatgaaaaaattaaaaaaaatttaaaactaaCCCAAacccttttaaaaaaacagtaagtATATGTCTGACAATGACATTGTAATATTGCACATGAGGACAGTGTAGTTATTCTATATGATATACATATTATATAGTATAAGAGAGTAGTGTAAATACTGTTAAGAGTAAATTGTTAATTTATCAGAACATTAAACCCTTATAAAccttatttaaccctcctgctgtcttcatttatgggcaccaaaaaaggtgtttccttgtctgaaaaaaaaactcttcaacaaattccccaaatttataaaaacttgcaaaattttcagaaagaaaatgccaaaaataaaatccttaaatgtttcccttaaaaggtttttttttaatccccaaatttggcaagaaataataTATATcaaaaatgattccatatatttCATTAAgtgttctaatattttctttaagaacatttgggaaaaaatcaaccaaaatccagcaaaattcgctggattttggttgaaagaaactttttttttcagcatttctttatttacatcaaaaaatgttcaaaaaattcccagataagttgaaaatgtagaaattttcactgtgaaaatatattttttcccctcatattttcaaactctaaaacgggtcaatttgacccgcaggacgacaggagggttaagcagCAACCTGCTGCGAACTGCGAATTGTAGTACATTTCCTACCTGTCATGCGACGTCGCGAAGTAACTACGTCAGGATTTGGCGACCTCACGCCTGCGCACTGCGGTCCAACGCTGATGCAAGAAAATTTCGGCGCAGCGGTGAGGCTGATCGAGGGAGGAACAGTAgctggatttctgtcatttttcaggcCGCAAACATGTCAGGAGACGAGGTAAGTCATCCCGGGATTTCCGCTGTTTATTCCGTGTCGGTGTGTGGACTTGTTGGGCGGATTTAGATGAACTATCGGCTCTCATCTTGGTTCAGGATGACTTTGGGCCTCGGATCCGCAGCAGCTCTCACATGGCTGCAGCCCGGCTAGCAGCGGCCCGGCTAGCAGCGGCCCGGCCGGTCCAGAATGACAAGAAAACATCCCATACACCGATGTAACACGGCCTGtcacactgtaaataatattaACATTCACCTTAGTTCTTTAACCTTTGCTGTCGCAGCGACTGGATGGGTCAAAGTGAAAGGATGGAGTTAGCAACGTAGCATTAGCTTCGCGTTAAATGAGCTACGGCGCTAACGATGACTGTTTTCTACAGAGTGACCATAGACTGTGGAATAAAGTATAAatctttattatacagtctatgagggTGTCTAAACGTCATGTTTTCCCAGGAAATGGCCTCTTTTCGCTTCCTGTCCTGGTTGTTTTTTATAAAGTGATGAAAATGTCCTGGTTTTCATTGGGCCACTTAATTGAACTTAACCTAAGaaatcttttttcttgtttttttgcaagtttgtgagagccatttttgttttgttttctattgCTAATATAGCAgaggtattttttatttatttaatacagAGGAGACattatttctgtcattatttcATTGGTTATTTTGGAGACTTGTCATAATAAAACATGTTGAGTAGCCTCTGAGGAACCTATCGGAGTCTTTGGTTATAGATGGTATTTGGTGATATAACAGTTTTCCATCCATACAGAGAAGTATTCTTTAACTGTATTGAAATTATAAGGAATTTTTGAGTATATTTGAGTATCTCATTGCCGGTCCGAGTTTCCTGGTTTTCGGTGATCAAAATATGGTCAGCCTAGTTTTCTACCAGAAACAAAAAGCTGTTAAGCGtcagctctttttttccagATGGACAGATTATTTTGTGGTGAAATAAAGGTGTGACACAAGGTATTACCTGAATTACGGCAGTTAAACAATACGAAACATGGCTAATTATTTAACGTATGGGATCTCTAAATCAACGATTATGTCCATttatgtgaaagaaaacagattcctgagttgtttaattttgaattcaTGTTGGTATTTTCATAATCGGGGAACGAACATCCTTCATCCATGTTGTTCATTGCTGAATGACATGGAAATATACAGAATAAATCCTCTTTGTGCTCCACAAGTCGTGTCCTTTACTGATCCGTTCCAACCCACTAGTGTTTGGAATAGCATCCCCATCTTTCAAACATGATATCCTGATTTTGCTAACTGGAATTCTGATTGGATGCTGGTTTTATTCCTTTGGgaatcaagagaaagaaagagctgACTGGCTCTACAGGCACCCAGAAAAGGCACTTCAACCGGTCAATGTTGACGCCTGTCCGTCTCAGCCAGCTGTATCCTCCTCtacttcctcttcttcctcccctTAATTGTCTTCCTCATTATTGTTCATGCCATTTCTGTGATGTCCATCCTTTCTTGGTGTTTTACTCAAGGAGGTGTGGCGTTTCAGAACATTACATCAGTTAAATGAGATAACAGGTTCTCTGTGAGTCAGTGTTCTTTATGATCAGTGGAATGGTTGTTTTCTTGAGCTGGGTTTTGTCTCCTCAACATcacagaaaattgtgaaaatgtgcCTTTTGTTAGGAGTATTCTCCAgaggtttttgtgtgtttttgcttaaatacaaaataaactgTTAATGTCTAACTGATATGATAGTTGACACACTGATCTCCAGTCCCTGACTCATATTCTAACTGTTACGCTGTTGACTGTCCTGTTGTTAGGTTTGATGTTAACGACTTGATGAAAAGTTGAGCCACTTGTTCAACATCTGATCCACACTTATAAGGATTATGTTTGTCTTCCTCAGATGATTTTCGATCCCAACAtgaccaagaagaagaagaagaagaagaagcagccaTTCATGCTGGACGAGGACGGAGTTGAAGGGATGGGAGGAGAAGAGGCGAAAGAGGTGGAGGCGAAGGAGGCCGAACCGGAGGCTGGAGACGACAAAGAGATGGACCTGGATGAAGATGAAGGCAGGAAGAAAGGTGAGAATTAAGATAAGCAGATTTTAGAACTGAAAGCTCATTCGAGGctcattttgaattattttaaagGGATGCTACGTCAGCTGAGATTAACCAGAGTTTCTTTCTGTCCCGTAGAGCCCTCTGATGATTTGAACGACCTGAACTTCTTCAaccagaagaaaaagaagaagaaacccaAGAAAGTGTTTGACAACGACGTTGAGGAGGGATTGAAGGTCAGCCACCAGTTTTCTCTCCTCATCATTTGTAGTCTGCTTTTTTAGTCCAATCATtgctgaacatctgctcactttattttacttctTATTGTTCCAAACCAGGAGCTGAAAATCGAAGGCGAGCAGACGGAAGCACTGGAGGAGGACAACCTGGATCTGATGCTTCCTACCAAAAAGAAGAAGTCAAAGAAAGTGGACTTTGATGAAGGAGAGCCGCTGGAGAAAGACGATGGTGGAGCCGAGTGTCCTTATCTTAAAAGTTCAGAACTAAAACACAGTGCACGTGTAataatgtctttttaatgtgttttcagcCCTGGAGGATGATGAGGGGAAGAACAACGATGGAATCTCATTCAGCTCCTCCACAGGACCGGCCTGGGCTGGATCGGAAAGAGACTACACTTATGATGAGGTACGACTGAACCCAGAATGACAAAGGAGAGTTTATGGAAAGATTTATAGGTGTTGGTGCTTCTGTGTTTTGTATTCATGAGCGTAAAAGACAGTTGCTTTAAAGAAGCAGTAATATAGGGGATAAAGAAGCAGCGATTTGTTGTtgcatcagaactggttacatggaactagttgatgagcagagcggatgaatacgtcgtcatgcGGCTCTATCAGAcgtctttgtttccattctctggtcgaactccaccttggattgtgctacattcactaactttttaccttcattatggctcccagtgTAAGTCAGTCTTTCTTTTTTGGCGACGATAAAACAGAATTTAGAATAATAAATAAGGGGAGTCCTAGATACCTGTTTTTATATTCTAGCTTggtataaaacaaaaatgtgacgCTTGTGTTTATAGTGATACAAAAATTTAAGCTAAAACACGAGCTTGAATGGGAATACAAGTAAATTCTGCCTCTCTCAGTATTCACACAAATCCATACGGTCGCCCAACAGTTGATAATCTGTAggtgaaaaataaagaacagaCAGTCGAGTCTTCATATTAAACAGTCCACAGCTTAATATCCCTGAAATCCCACCGTTAACGGAAACTGTAGTTTCAAACTGCACTTTTTCACAGACAGGCCTCAGAATGACTCGTCTGTAACGCTGACTTTCTCCTCATGCAGATATTTGTCCTGTGTCAGAAACCTTGGCAtagaaaaatcaaaataaaggtCTGATCATTTCTGTCTCAGCTCCTGAACCGAGTCTTCAACATCATGAGGGAGAAGAACCCAGACATGGTGGCCGGAGAGAAGAGGAAGTTCGTGATGAAGCCTCCTCAGGTGGTCCGAGTGGGAACCAAGAAAACCTCCTTCGTCAACTTCACAGACATCTGCAAACTGTGAGTCTCCCACTcagaacctcctccatgctgaCGTCCtgctctgtttgttctgcttcGCTCCGATTCTGACGTGTTAACATCGACTCGTCTCTTTTCTTCCAGGTTGCATCGTCAGCCTAAACATCTCCTCGCTTTTCTGCTGGCTGAGTTGGGAACAAGGTATGTTTTACACAAATGAAGAGacgtttctctgtgtgttttaatgaaagtttgatttatgtttttccttttttttttttttctgtctgcagcGGCTCCATAGACGGAAATAATCAGCTTGTGATCAAAGGCAGATTTCAACAGAAACAGATAGAAAATGTGTTGAGAAGATATATCAGTAAGTGGGAATTTAACCGCTTATTTATGGTGAAGATGAATCTGATTTTGACCTCAAACACATGACTCAGTGGCTGTATTCATTATTAAATTTATTAGCTGCTACTAACGGAACACAAAGAACCCTAAAAattttattatgttattatACAACAACCCTGGTTACTTATTAGaccaaattaaataaatcatGTACAAAAATGGTGTGTCTACatattgtagatattttactgcttagctttttttaaattagtttctatatttgtctcctatctgctctttAAACACAGCCGGCAGCACAACCAGAAAATCCCACAGTTTTTCCCATGACTGTTCTCAGATCAGTCAGTCGTGGCTTCATGGCTGTAAGAGTGCAGAATTCTATtaattattttactattttaagAAAAGGTTTATTTCTAgtcctttttaaaatgtagacTAAAGTGACTGATGAAATGCCACAATAAAAATCttagatttgttttttccttctggAGAATCAGAGATGAGTAGTTTGAGGACCGTTGGAAAGTAGAAAATCTTCTGGTCTTCTCTGCTTTTACAGGCTGTGGATTTGACTATTGGTGTGATGttgcctttttaaaatgcatttatttattgtatgaACCTTCTGGTGGGTTTTGGAGAGAGGCTTatgtttattgtttaaaatgGGACAGTTCATATTCTTGTACATTTCCACGTAAATACGAGAGACTGCAGCTGTACGGATAATTTCCATCTCAAGTGGCagatcaaaaataaagaaattacaaataacTTAAAACCATAACTgaacaaagacatacaaaaaagaaaaacaagcaacagaacagacaaaagctgtaattaattaacatttacATGTGATAATGTTGCAGATATCTCCCTGCTGTTACAGCACATTGCTATCTTATGTCACTATGTGGGATTCCACTGCATATATCCCTCTGACACTTTTACATACGGTAACATTGCACATTTCTCTTAATCACTATTGCACGTATCCCTGTCTACATTATGCATAATTACCTCACACATGTCCCTTTAAGGCTACTGTTCATAATCCTTTAACACTGGTACACATGATTGTGCTGCACAAAGCCCACATCTACACATTTAAAACGAATTATAGAGTCCTCCAGAGAAAATAAACTGCCTAAGagcatttttccttaaaggtaTGATGCAGTTACCTCTAGAGCTGCTCTGGTGGAAACTTTTCAAAACAAATTCTTGTAGCTGAGGTGGAGCTCGGCCTTGAAAAATATAGTAAACTAAAACAGAAtctgtgaggtttttttttttgcagtgtaaagtGTAAATAATGTAGAATCCACATTTGCTCAAAAACATTACTGTAATTTCCGGACTGTTGAGCACACCTGAATGTAAGCCGCAGCCACTAAATTTAAAACGAAAGAAAAAACTGTACATATATAAGCCGCAGGTGTCCACGTTGTAAAATGAGATATTTACAcaggaagatttttttaaacttttaattaaataagtGATTTTTATCCAAACAGCGCCAGAAACACGGCAGTAACACGCACTGAGTCAGTTCACGCTGCACTCAGCAGCTCTATTTCCTCCTTCGACAGGCGGATCGACTACTTTTaacttaaaagctgcatcatatgcatttcttggtgtgtttccatgatgagggtgtgtgcatgacTGAAGAGTTTAGTgtgcgtttgatttaattcgGACAGTTTCattggtctgatgtgacgaGGCTAAGCGTACTGCTGGCATGAAGCTCACCCCTAAAACTCTATAAATTAGTTGCATCGTTGTTTAAGCTGCAGGGTTCGAAGCGTGTGAAATAAGTAGCGGCTCATAGTCTGGAAAGTACGGTAATTTCACTGCCCACTGTTCCAGGGGTTTCAACCTAAATGAGTAGAGGCCACTTTTAATCAGCTCTGTGAAGCTCCGTTTGCAGCACTAACCACCCTCTTCTCACCCCTGCAGAGGAATACGTGACGTGTCACACCTGCCGCTCCCCAGAAACCATCCTGCAGAAGGACACTCGTCTCTACTTCCTGCAGTGTGAGACGTGCCACTCCCGCTGCTCCGTCGCCAGCATCAAGACCGGCTTCCAGGCTGTGACGGGCAAGAGGGCGCAGCTCCGTGCCAAAGCCAACTAAAGGCCATGAAAACTGGGCTCCCCTCCTCTCTCGGCCCTCTCTTTCCCCTCAGAAGGGCCGAGGCTGGGGTCGGAGGCCTCCATGATTTGCTAAAAGGACTCTCTGAATCGAACTGCGGGAGGGTTTGGCTGTCGTTTAGTTGTGTCATGGCCTGAGCGGGGCAGGGAGTGAGAGAGTGAAGCCGACTGATAGGTTCAGGCACCCGAAAGCAGATGATGTTTCACCACATACCATGTTGGATGCATTCGATTTGTTGTTTGGCTGATGAACCCTCCACCTCGTAgggttttgggttttttttttttccatttgctgTGATTCTTGATTCCTCCAAGAAAA
The window above is part of the Acanthochromis polyacanthus isolate Apoly-LR-REF ecotype Palm Island chromosome 6, KAUST_Apoly_ChrSc, whole genome shotgun sequence genome. Proteins encoded here:
- the eif2s2 gene encoding eukaryotic translation initiation factor 2 subunit 2, with product MSGDEMIFDPNMTKKKKKKKKQPFMLDEDGVEGMGGEEAKEVEAKEAEPEAGDDKEMDLDEDEGRKKEPSDDLNDLNFFNQKKKKKKPKKVFDNDVEEGLKELKIEGEQTEALEEDNLDLMLPTKKKKSKKVDFDEGEPLEKDDALEDDEGKNNDGISFSSSTGPAWAGSERDYTYDELLNRVFNIMREKNPDMVAGEKRKFVMKPPQVVRVGTKKTSFVNFTDICKLLHRQPKHLLAFLLAELGTSGSIDGNNQLVIKGRFQQKQIENVLRRYIKEYVTCHTCRSPETILQKDTRLYFLQCETCHSRCSVASIKTGFQAVTGKRAQLRAKAN